A window of Myxococcales bacterium contains these coding sequences:
- a CDS encoding Spy/CpxP family protein refolding chaperone: MHPAFYHWWKTSRRGADCHAGAQASCGPFGARHHGGEPDATRSAGPPGHDEPFGGGPFGVRRPLRFLAHKLELDEAQVEELARIMNTLKTERAQAEVDHQRTIAALADAMEGATFDEARAAEGGKMRVESAERLRTAVITALGRIHALLNDGQRKKLAYLVRTGTIAV; encoded by the coding sequence ATGCATCCTGCATTTTATCATTGGTGGAAGACCTCGAGACGCGGCGCCGATTGTCACGCGGGGGCCCAGGCCTCGTGCGGCCCGTTCGGCGCGCGGCATCACGGCGGCGAGCCCGACGCGACCCGCAGCGCAGGCCCCCCCGGCCACGACGAGCCGTTCGGCGGTGGCCCCTTCGGCGTGAGGCGACCGCTCCGGTTCCTCGCGCACAAGCTCGAGCTCGACGAGGCCCAGGTCGAAGAGCTCGCGCGCATCATGAACACGCTGAAGACCGAGCGGGCCCAGGCCGAGGTCGATCATCAGCGCACGATCGCGGCGCTCGCCGACGCGATGGAGGGCGCGACGTTCGACGAGGCTCGGGCGGCCGAGGGCGGAAAGATGCGCGTCGAGAGCGCCGAACGTCTGAGGACCGCCGTCATCACGGCCCTCGGGCGAATCCACGCGCTGCTGAACGACGGGCAACGCAAGAAGCTCGCGTACCTCGTACGCACGGGCACGATCGCGGTCTGA
- a CDS encoding MBL fold metallo-hydrolase, which yields MLKWQVGDRLLGKRRRSGPPFTVPHRPNDGALVREARASLTWVGHATFAMRLGGKLVVTDPVLGTRIQGVVKRLSPPGLRREAMGHVDVVTVSHDHFDHLDVPSLRHIGPEATFVTPLGCGKLLRDAGLPNVIELDRWQEADVHGLRVRLVPAQHWCMRAPWDRNTRLWGGFVIEGPEGKAYHAGDTAFAEDVFAAIGAREPGIDWAMMPIGAYDPEWFMSPQHIGPEDAVRAHRLLGAKHFVAMHWGTFRLTDEPIGEPPVRARAAWEAAGNPRDHLWISDLGETRDLTR from the coding sequence ATGTTGAAGTGGCAGGTCGGCGATCGCCTGCTCGGGAAGCGGCGGCGCTCGGGCCCTCCCTTTACGGTGCCCCATCGCCCGAACGACGGCGCCCTCGTGCGCGAGGCCCGCGCGAGCCTCACGTGGGTCGGCCACGCCACGTTCGCGATGCGCCTCGGGGGCAAGCTGGTGGTGACCGACCCGGTGCTCGGCACGCGCATCCAAGGCGTCGTGAAGCGGCTCTCGCCGCCCGGGCTGCGGCGCGAGGCGATGGGCCACGTCGACGTGGTCACCGTCTCGCACGACCACTTCGACCACCTCGACGTCCCCTCGCTCCGCCACATCGGCCCGGAGGCCACCTTCGTCACGCCGCTCGGGTGCGGCAAGCTCCTCCGCGACGCGGGCCTACCGAACGTGATCGAGCTCGACAGGTGGCAAGAGGCCGACGTGCACGGCCTCCGCGTGCGGCTCGTGCCGGCGCAGCACTGGTGCATGCGTGCGCCGTGGGACAGGAACACACGGCTCTGGGGCGGCTTCGTGATCGAGGGCCCCGAGGGCAAGGCCTACCACGCGGGCGACACGGCCTTCGCCGAGGACGTTTTTGCCGCGATCGGCGCGCGTGAGCCGGGCATCGACTGGGCCATGATGCCCATCGGAGCCTACGACCCCGAGTGGTTCATGAGCCCCCAGCACATCGGCCCCGAGGACGCCGTGCGTGCCCATCGTTTGCTCGGCGCGAAGCACTTCGTCGCGATGCACTGGGGCACCTTCCGCCTCACCGACGAGCCCATCGGGGAGCCACCGGTGCGCGCGCGTGCGGCGTGGGAAGCGGCTGGTAACCCTAGAGATCATTTGTGGATTTCGGATCTCGGAGAGACCCGGGATCTCACGCGCTGA
- a CDS encoding KH domain-containing protein — protein sequence MSDVETNSADAQSQRAVQFVRMLLTKMQVDADAILAPDDGEGSADEIRIDIEGPDAGRVIGKRGSVLEAIQYLTTRVVHRPGDARRHVQVDAEGYRARHEDQLAEMAQKLGQRVAKEGKIITFDPMSARDRRIVHVALKDVQGVRTESHGEGPDRRVQIIPLKNGS from the coding sequence ATGAGCGACGTGGAGACCAATAGCGCAGACGCGCAGAGCCAGCGGGCTGTCCAGTTCGTCCGGATGCTCCTCACCAAGATGCAGGTGGACGCGGACGCGATCCTCGCGCCCGACGACGGCGAAGGCTCGGCCGACGAGATCCGCATCGACATCGAGGGCCCCGACGCGGGCCGGGTCATCGGCAAGCGCGGCAGCGTGCTCGAGGCCATCCAGTACCTCACGACGCGCGTCGTGCATCGCCCCGGCGACGCACGCCGTCACGTGCAGGTCGACGCCGAAGGGTACCGCGCCCGCCACGAGGACCAGCTCGCCGAGATGGCCCAGAAGCTCGGGCAGCGCGTCGCCAAAGAGGGCAAGATCATCACCTTCGACCCGATGAGCGCCCGCGATCGCCGCATCGTGCACGTGGCCCTCAAGGACGTGCAGGGCGTCCGCACGGAGAGCCACGGCGAAGGCCCCGATCGGCGCGTGCAGATCATCCCGCTCAAGAACGGCTCCTGA
- the yidC gene encoding membrane protein insertase YidC codes for MDRNTLVRWVVIAAAIFLFMKFGMPLLRGTDKPQSVPLETYVNAPGFEPDELDPPKDGAPVVKPKEGELCEIAGARFDAVLSTRGASLVHFDLKDQQYAGGGTFDMSTTPDHERWRSLRTTFRGEGANDQLKYDRFLWKLERLEGKKGCVFSYEDELVTIKKTVRTNDRPFELEVTTEVKNLAEDAKSHKLAVGMFAFRRNEEVKGKLGRVSPFQTELVCAQGKDVTRKNKDEFKEGWQTVQGVDRFAAISNYYFGQAIVPTVEGGPADCAILAEDWFSPGQARDDDKAGAVYHASLVYPARKLAKGESASYTQVAFLGPKERDVLAAVGQGGKAAPVTGNPHLGELINLGFFSPVAKVLISFLVFLHAKVTFGNWGLAIILMTICVRLVLFPLTWKSIKSTVGMRKLKPEVDAINAKFADDAQAKNLAMMELWKKHGVSPFGGCLPQLVQMPVWFAMYTTLQTAVEMYHEKFLWFQDLSAPDRFYILPLVLGAFMIVQQRIVPQQPGMDPAQQKMMMWLMPGIFTVMMLFLPAALGVYMLTNSILGIVQQLAVEKFAPSGPQKKAGEISVEEVAQSKVEVGKGKARV; via the coding sequence GCATGCCGCTCCTCCGCGGCACCGACAAGCCGCAGAGCGTGCCGCTCGAGACGTACGTGAACGCGCCCGGCTTCGAGCCCGACGAGCTCGATCCCCCGAAGGACGGCGCGCCGGTCGTGAAGCCGAAAGAGGGCGAGCTCTGCGAGATCGCGGGCGCCCGCTTCGACGCGGTGCTCTCGACGCGCGGGGCCTCGCTCGTCCACTTCGACCTGAAGGATCAGCAGTACGCGGGCGGCGGCACGTTCGACATGTCGACCACGCCCGACCACGAGCGCTGGCGCAGCCTCCGCACGACGTTCCGCGGCGAGGGCGCGAACGACCAGCTCAAGTACGACCGCTTCCTTTGGAAGCTCGAGCGCCTCGAGGGCAAGAAGGGCTGCGTCTTTTCGTACGAGGACGAGCTCGTCACCATCAAGAAGACCGTCCGCACCAACGATCGCCCCTTCGAGCTCGAGGTCACGACCGAGGTGAAGAACCTCGCCGAGGACGCGAAGAGCCACAAGCTCGCCGTGGGCATGTTCGCCTTCCGCCGCAACGAAGAGGTGAAGGGCAAGCTCGGTCGCGTCTCCCCCTTCCAGACCGAGCTCGTGTGTGCCCAAGGCAAGGACGTCACCCGAAAGAACAAGGACGAGTTCAAAGAGGGCTGGCAGACGGTCCAGGGTGTCGACCGATTCGCGGCGATCTCGAACTACTACTTCGGCCAGGCGATCGTGCCCACGGTCGAGGGCGGCCCCGCCGACTGCGCCATCCTCGCCGAGGACTGGTTCTCGCCCGGGCAGGCCCGCGACGACGACAAGGCCGGCGCCGTGTACCACGCGAGCCTCGTGTATCCTGCACGCAAGCTCGCCAAAGGTGAGAGCGCGTCGTACACGCAGGTCGCCTTCTTGGGCCCCAAGGAGCGCGACGTGCTCGCCGCCGTGGGCCAAGGCGGAAAGGCCGCCCCCGTCACGGGCAACCCGCACCTCGGCGAGCTCATCAACCTCGGGTTCTTCTCGCCCGTGGCGAAGGTGCTCATCAGCTTCCTCGTGTTCCTCCACGCGAAGGTCACGTTCGGGAACTGGGGCCTCGCCATCATCTTGATGACGATCTGCGTGCGCCTCGTGCTCTTCCCGCTCACGTGGAAGTCGATCAAGTCGACCGTGGGCATGCGCAAGCTGAAGCCCGAGGTCGACGCCATCAACGCGAAGTTCGCCGACGACGCGCAGGCGAAGAACCTCGCCATGATGGAGCTCTGGAAAAAACACGGCGTGAGCCCCTTCGGCGGGTGCTTGCCGCAGCTCGTGCAGATGCCGGTCTGGTTCGCGATGTACACGACCCTCCAGACGGCCGTGGAGATGTACCACGAGAAATTCTTGTGGTTCCAAGACCTCTCGGCGCCCGACCGGTTCTACATTTTGCCGCTCGTGCTCGGCGCGTTCATGATCGTGCAGCAGCGCATCGTGCCGCAGCAGCCCGGCATGGACCCGGCCCAGCAGAAGATGATGATGTGGCTCATGCCGGGCATCTTCACCGTCATGATGCTCTTTTTGCCGGCGGCGCTCGGCGTCTACATGCTCACGAACAGCATCCTTGGCATCGTGCAGCAGCTCGCGGTCGAAAAATTCGCCCCGAGCGGCCCCCAAAAGAAGGCCGGAGAGATTTCGGTCGAGGAAGTGGCCCAGTCCAAGGTAGAAGTCGGGAAGGGAAAGGCCCGGGTATGA